The Polyangium mundeleinium genome contains the following window.
TCGCCGCCCGCGTAGGGCCCATTCTCGGCGCCGCGGCGCTCACCGGCACGGCCGTCGCGATCGTCACGGGGCTCTCGATCCTCCCGCACCTCGCGTCGGGCGACATGGTCAGCGCCGCCGGCGCGCTCGGCGGAGGGCTCTTCCTCACCGCGCTCGCGCTGCTCCTCCTCGCGCTGCTCCTGCCGCTTCTCGTGCGTATGCGCGACGCCTTCCACGCGCTTCTCGTCGGCTCCCTCGTCTGGCTTCTGCCTCTCACGCCGACGGCCGTCATGATCTATCGGCCCGACGTCTACGAGGGCCGCGCGGCCCTGCGATCCGCGATCACGTTGCCGAGTCTCGTCTGGCACGACGCGGCGGCTGCGTGGGTCGGACCTTTGGTGCTCATACTGGCGGCCCCGCTCTGCGCGCTTTTCGTGCGGATCGCAGGACGCGTGCTCGAACGGACCGACACCCGGTGACGTGACGCAAAAGAATGCCTTTCCGCGTCCTTGACGTGCGCCGTCCGGTGCTGTCCGATGCGGCCGCCCCGGACGGTCCCGGCTTGTTCGAGCCGCGGCAATGTATCGCGGGGCGAGCATTCACCTGGTGGGAAGCATGCAATCTCGATCCGTTCCATTCACGCGCGCCGTGCGCCAAAGGCTCCGCGGCGCGACGATCGGCTGGTTTTGTCACGGCCTGATCCTCGCCGCGCTTGCAGGGTGTAGCAGCGAAGCGAGCAACGCGGGCCCGCAGGAGAACGCGGGCGCGACGGCGCCGGCTGCAGCCGCGACAAACCAGACCGAGGCGATCGACCTCGACACGGTCATGCGGCGGACGCACTTCGGGTATCGCGCCGAGGGCGGCGTATTCTCGGCGGGGCACGCGACGTACGCCGTCAAGGCGAGCCCCGAGGCGCTCACGGTGTGGCCGAGCGAGAGTGACCTCGCCGCGCCGGAGGAGGGCGCGACGGCGCCGTTCGTCGCGTCGCTGGAGAGCATCACCCGCGGCGGAAGGTCGATCGCGGAGGGGCGCTCCGGAAAGGCCGCGGTCCGGCCCGACGCGAGCCTCGGCATCCAGCGCGGCGCCGTGGTCGAGCACCTCGAAAACGACGAAGAGGGCGTCGAGCAGAGCTTTGAGTTCGCCGAGCGTCCGGCGGGCGAGGGCGATCTCGAGGTCAAGATCGCAGTGACGGGCGAGGCGTTCCTCGGCGAGACCGAGGGCGGCTTGCACTTCGCGGATCCCGCGACAGGGCTCGGCGTGCGGTACGGCGTGGCCACGTGGGTCGACGCGAACGGCGTGCGCACCCACATCGACGCGGATTTCGTGGACGGGCGCATCGTGCTGCGCGTGCCTGCGTCGGTGCTCGACGCGAGCGCGTATCCGGCTGTGCTCGATCCCGTGATCGGGCCCGAGATCGCGATCGACACGCCGGCGTATGCGGCGGCGAACCGACTCCAGTACGATACCGTGGTCTCGTTCGCGGGCGGCACCTTCCTCGTCGTCTGGACGGACGAGCGTTATCAGGGCACGGCGGACGTGTACGGCGTACGCGTGTCGCAGGCTGGCACCGTGCTCGATACGTCGGGCATCCCGATCGCGGTCGCGAAGTCCACCCAATCGCAGCCGGCCGTGGCGAACAACGGCACGGATTGGATGGTCGTCTGGGTCGACAGCCGGAACAACGCGGACGACATCTACGCCGCGCGCGTCACCGCGGCCGGTGTCTTGCAGGATCCGAACGGGATCGCTGTCACGAGCGGCGGCGGCAAGAGCTACCCGTCGATCGCATTCGACGGCACGAACTACTTCGTCGTGCACACGCTCTCGAACCAGATTCGCGGCAACTTCGTGGGGACGAACGGCACGGTGAACTCATCGACCGTGGCCATCGCGCAGCCGTCGTACAGTCCGAACGACACGGTGGTCTCCTGGAACGGCACGAACTACCTCGTCGCGTTCAACACCTACACGGGGGCGACCTATTACCGCGTTGCCGCGCGGCGCGTATCTCCGGCCGGCACCGTGCTCGACGCGAGTGACATCGTCGCCTGCAACGGCTCGTCGGTTTGCCCCTACTCGCAGCTCGGGATCGCGTCGGATGGGGTGAACTGGCTGCTCGCGTGGGACAACTACAGCAGCGCGAACAGCATCTTTGGCCAGCGCATCTCGTCGGCCGGCGCGCCCATGGACGCGGGGAACGGCTTCACCATCGGCAACGGCGTCGCTTCGACCGACCCCATGAAGGTCACCGTCACCTTCGCGGGCAACGGCTATGGCGTGTTCTGGGACGATTCGAACCAGGTCTATGGCGCTCGCGTGAGCTCGGGCGGCGCGGTGCTCGTCTCGGCCACGCCGCTGACGAACGAGATGGGCACCCGCAGCTCCGTCGGGGCGGCGCACGACGGGACGAATTTCTACGCGGCCTTCAGCGATACGCGCGGCGTCGCAGGGAACAACCTGGACGACATCTACGGGCTCCGCTTGTCGAACGCGCTCGTCAAGATCGACGCCACGAGCACGTTGCTCTCCCGCGCGGCGAACGATGAGCGTTCTCCGCGCGCCGCCTTCAACGGGACGAACTGGCTCGTCGTCTGGGAAGACGCGCGCCCAGGATCCACGAACGACATCTGGGGCGCGCGCCTCTCCAGCACGGGCGCCGTGCTCGATGCTGCGGGCTTCGCGATCTCGGAGGGGACGAACTCGCAGTTCGTGCCTGTGGTCGCGGCGAACGGCGTCGACTGGCTCGTCGCTTGGCAGGACCGGCGTAATGGCAGCAGCAACGACGACATCTTTGCCGCGCGCGTCTCCAGTACCGGCGCCGTGCTCGACGCCGGCGGCATCCCAGTGAACACGGCGGCCGGCCACCAGACGAACCCCGCCGTCGCCGCGGACGGGACGAACTGGCTCGTCACGTGGCGCGACGCCACGAGCACGGAGATCTTCGCGGCTCGCGTCGCGCCGTCATCGAACGTGCTCGATCCCGCGGGCATCAAGCTCTCGACCGGCGGCGGCTCGCTGCCCGCGATCGCGTACAACGGCACGAACTACCTCGTCGCTTGGACCAAGCCGACGAACGCGAACGACATCTTCGCCTCGCGCGTGACGCCCGCCGGCGCGGTCCTCGACGCGGGCGCGCTCGCGATCCCCGTGTCGGCTGTCGTGGGCGCGGCGGAGACGAACGCCTCGGTCGCGTCGAACGGGGTGGACTGGTTCGTCGCCTGGAACGACGTCTCCGACGTGCGCGGCGCCCGCGTCAACGCCGCGGGCACGGTGCTCGACGTCGTAGGTATCAGCGTGAGCAGCGCGGCGAACACCCAGAACTTCCCCGCCACAGCTTGGGACGGCACGCAGTACTGGGTCGTTTGGCAGGACGATCGTACGATCGTGAACTATCAAGACGTCTACGGCGCGCGCATCTCGAGCAGCGGCACGAACAAGGATCCGAGCGGGTTCGTCGTGGCGAACGACGCGCTCCAGCTCGAGCTCCGGCCGCAGCTCGCGGCGGGCAAGTCGCAGGAGGTCCTCGGAGTGTACTACCGGTTCGATCCGCAGCAGCCGTACGGCTCGGAGCGGGCCCGCGCGCGTGTCCTCTCGGACGCCTCGCCGGGCGCGAACGGCGTGGCGTGCTCGGTCGGCGGGCAATGCGTGAGCGGCTTCTGCGTGGACGGCGTCTGCTGCGACGCGGCCTGCACGAGCACCTGCCAGGCGTGCTCCGCGGCGAAGAAGGGCGCGGGCACCGACGGCGTCTGCGGCCCGATCAAGGTCGACACCGATCCGGACAACGAGTGCTCCGACCAGGGCGCGAGCTCGTGCGGCACGAACGGGAGCTGCAACGGCGCGGCCGCGTGCAAGCTCTACGCTTCGGGCACGAGCTGCGGCGCGACCTGCAATGGCGGCGCGCTCCAGCCGCAGACCTGCGACGGCGCCGGGACGTGCGCGGCGAGCGGCATGCCGACGAACTGCGCGCCGTACGCGTGCGCCGGAAACATGTGCAAGTCGTCGTGCACGACGGGCGCGGATTGCGCGTCCGGCTTCTCGTGCGTCAACGGCGCGTGCGTGGGCCTGCTTGGCAACGGCGAGTCGTGCACGGCGAACTCCGATTGCCAGTCGGGGAGCTGCGTCGACGGCGTCTGCTGCAACACGGCGTGCGGCGGCCTTTGCCAGGCGTGCACCGTGTCGAAAAAGGGCAACGGTACGGACGGCGTGTGCGGGCCGATCGCCCTCGGCGTCGATCCGGACAACGAGTGCGCGACGCAGGCGGCGTCGAGCTGCGGACAAACGGGCGTTTGCAATGGCACGGGTGCCTGCCAGCTCCACCCGCAGGGCACCTCCTGCGGGGTGAGCACCTGCCAGGGTAGCGTGGTCACGGGCCAGATCTGCAATGGGTCGGGCCAGTGCGTGAATGACGCGATGGGGCAGGACTGCGCGCCGTACGTCTGCTCGGCTGGCACGTGCAAGAACCCCTGCACGAACAGCAACGAATGCTTGCCGGGCAACGTCTGCACGGCGGGCGCTTGCAAGCCGGCGGGCTCGCCGGGCACGCCTTGTGCGAATGCGTCGGAGTGCGGCTCGGGCTTCTGCGTCGACGGCGTGTGCTGCGACGCGGCGTGCAACGGCGGCTGCGTGGCTTGCTCCACGGCGAAGAAGGGCCAGGGCGCGGACGGCACGTGTGGCCCGATCAAGAACGGCACGGATCCGGACAACGAGTGCGCGGCCCAGGTGCCCTCGACCTGCGGCCAGAATGGCCAGTGCAATGGCAATGGCGCGTGCGCGCTCCACGCGAGCGGCACGGAATGCGCACCGGGCAAGTGCACGGGAACCTTGCAGACGAACCCGTCCCAGTGCGACGGCAGCGGGACGTGCGTCGTCGGCACGGAGACGCAGTGCGTGCCCGGGTATGCGTGCGACGGGACGAAGTGCGCCACGAGCTGCACGGACGACAGCATGTGCGCCCCGGCGTACGAGTGTGATCCGGCCATGCAGTGGTGTGTGCCCTCCATGGGCGCGGGCGGCAATGGCGGTGCTGGTGGTGCCGGTGGCAATGGTGGCGCCGGTGGCGCGGGCGGCAATGGCGGCGCTGGTGGTGCGGGTGGCAATGGCGGCGCCGGTGGTGCGGGTGGCAATGGTGGCGCCGGTGGTGCCGGTGGTGCCGGCGGCGCGGGTGGCAATGGCGGCGCCGGTGGCAGCGCGGGCGGCGGACAAACGACCGACAGCGGCGGCTGCGGCTGCCGGACGGCGCCGGAATCGTCCACGGCCGGCGGCATGGGCGCCCTGATTGTCGTGGCGGCCTTCGGGCTGCGCCGTCGCC
Protein-coding sequences here:
- a CDS encoding MYXO-CTERM sorting domain-containing protein, with amino-acid sequence MQSRSVPFTRAVRQRLRGATIGWFCHGLILAALAGCSSEASNAGPQENAGATAPAAAATNQTEAIDLDTVMRRTHFGYRAEGGVFSAGHATYAVKASPEALTVWPSESDLAAPEEGATAPFVASLESITRGGRSIAEGRSGKAAVRPDASLGIQRGAVVEHLENDEEGVEQSFEFAERPAGEGDLEVKIAVTGEAFLGETEGGLHFADPATGLGVRYGVATWVDANGVRTHIDADFVDGRIVLRVPASVLDASAYPAVLDPVIGPEIAIDTPAYAAANRLQYDTVVSFAGGTFLVVWTDERYQGTADVYGVRVSQAGTVLDTSGIPIAVAKSTQSQPAVANNGTDWMVVWVDSRNNADDIYAARVTAAGVLQDPNGIAVTSGGGKSYPSIAFDGTNYFVVHTLSNQIRGNFVGTNGTVNSSTVAIAQPSYSPNDTVVSWNGTNYLVAFNTYTGATYYRVAARRVSPAGTVLDASDIVACNGSSVCPYSQLGIASDGVNWLLAWDNYSSANSIFGQRISSAGAPMDAGNGFTIGNGVASTDPMKVTVTFAGNGYGVFWDDSNQVYGARVSSGGAVLVSATPLTNEMGTRSSVGAAHDGTNFYAAFSDTRGVAGNNLDDIYGLRLSNALVKIDATSTLLSRAANDERSPRAAFNGTNWLVVWEDARPGSTNDIWGARLSSTGAVLDAAGFAISEGTNSQFVPVVAANGVDWLVAWQDRRNGSSNDDIFAARVSSTGAVLDAGGIPVNTAAGHQTNPAVAADGTNWLVTWRDATSTEIFAARVAPSSNVLDPAGIKLSTGGGSLPAIAYNGTNYLVAWTKPTNANDIFASRVTPAGAVLDAGALAIPVSAVVGAAETNASVASNGVDWFVAWNDVSDVRGARVNAAGTVLDVVGISVSSAANTQNFPATAWDGTQYWVVWQDDRTIVNYQDVYGARISSSGTNKDPSGFVVANDALQLELRPQLAAGKSQEVLGVYYRFDPQQPYGSERARARVLSDASPGANGVACSVGGQCVSGFCVDGVCCDAACTSTCQACSAAKKGAGTDGVCGPIKVDTDPDNECSDQGASSCGTNGSCNGAAACKLYASGTSCGATCNGGALQPQTCDGAGTCAASGMPTNCAPYACAGNMCKSSCTTGADCASGFSCVNGACVGLLGNGESCTANSDCQSGSCVDGVCCNTACGGLCQACTVSKKGNGTDGVCGPIALGVDPDNECATQAASSCGQTGVCNGTGACQLHPQGTSCGVSTCQGSVVTGQICNGSGQCVNDAMGQDCAPYVCSAGTCKNPCTNSNECLPGNVCTAGACKPAGSPGTPCANASECGSGFCVDGVCCDAACNGGCVACSTAKKGQGADGTCGPIKNGTDPDNECAAQVPSTCGQNGQCNGNGACALHASGTECAPGKCTGTLQTNPSQCDGSGTCVVGTETQCVPGYACDGTKCATSCTDDSMCAPAYECDPAMQWCVPSMGAGGNGGAGGAGGNGGAGGAGGNGGAGGAGGNGGAGGAGGNGGAGGAGGAGGAGGNGGAGGSAGGGQTTDSGGCGCRTAPESSTAGGMGALIVVAAFGLRRRRRSA